In Candidatus Methanoperedens sp., the following proteins share a genomic window:
- a CDS encoding ADP-ribosylglycohydrolase family protein, whose amino-acid sequence MKLEELSKYTGCMLGAAMGDALGKQNEGQSREDILSRGYVTDYGTAQVGCPGWKLRAGQYTDDTEQMMVLAQSIIKCGGFNAWDFAARVAKWGEDALNDPARKSLIGPSSSRALERLNSGTSWKESGSDIPSCGSAMRAAPIGLFYDDIEEVEENAALSSIPTHRSKAAVAGAVAVAVGVRCALNGMERLEIAKQTSARAINYDMELGKRIELSCRLITQEPGEVFAKLGTSCLVYETVPSAFYCFLRHFESPENAIIEAVNAGGDTDSIACITGALCGALHGIGSFPKMWIKGLENKEAIEQLAYMIFKKSVISNNQLSKKK is encoded by the coding sequence ATGAAGCTTGAAGAATTAAGTAAATATACCGGCTGCATGCTCGGCGCTGCCATGGGAGATGCGCTTGGGAAACAGAACGAAGGGCAAAGCAGAGAGGATATTCTGAGCAGGGGATATGTCACGGATTACGGCACAGCACAAGTCGGATGCCCGGGATGGAAACTCAGAGCCGGTCAATACACGGATGACACGGAACAGATGATGGTTCTTGCGCAGTCAATTATCAAGTGCGGTGGATTCAATGCTTGGGACTTCGCGGCAAGAGTAGCGAAGTGGGGTGAGGATGCCCTGAACGACCCGGCAAGGAAATCGCTAATCGGGCCTTCAAGTTCCCGGGCTTTGGAAAGATTGAATTCAGGCACAAGCTGGAAAGAGTCGGGGAGTGATATTCCATCATGCGGCTCTGCCATGAGGGCTGCGCCTATCGGGCTTTTCTATGATGACATTGAGGAAGTCGAGGAAAATGCAGCTCTTTCATCCATCCCGACGCACAGAAGCAAAGCTGCCGTTGCGGGCGCGGTAGCGGTGGCAGTGGGGGTCAGATGCGCACTTAACGGGATGGAGCGCTTAGAGATCGCAAAGCAAACTTCTGCCAGGGCAATAAATTATGATATGGAACTTGGGAAAAGGATTGAGCTTTCCTGCAGGTTAATAACCCAAGAGCCCGGGGAAGTATTTGCTAAGCTTGGAACTTCATGTCTGGTATATGAAACCGTGCCGAGCGCATTTTACTGTTTCTTGAGGCACTTTGAATCTCCTGAAAATGCAATAATCGAAGCTGTAAACGCAGGCGGGGACACAGATTCCATAGCCTGTATAACGGGTGCGCTGTGCGGAGCGCTCCACGGCATCGGGTCTTTTCCCAAGATGTGGATAAAAGGGCTTGAGAATAAAGAAGCGATTGAACAGCTTGCTTATATGATTTTCAAAAAATCAGTTATATCCAACAACCAGTTATCTAAAAAAAAATAA
- a CDS encoding nicotinate phosphoribosyltransferase, with translation MTEALRTDLYQLTMMQAYWSSGHNPEATFDYFVRKIPFGSYLVTAGLTYVLDYIESLKFEDDDVEYLLSQGFDEGFTDFLLGFRFTGDMLAMPEGSIAFPLEPIIRVTAPIIEAQLVETFILNKMNFSTLIATKASRVVHAARGRAIAEFGLRRAQGDGHLEATRATYIGGCASTSNVLAGMKLGIPVSGTMAHSFVTSFDHEIDSFRAYAYAFPKKCFLLIDTYNSIEGAKKAVIVGKELEKKGEKLLGVRLDSGDLSELSKHVRNILDEAGLGYVKIVASGDLNEWKIDELMKKGATIDMFGVGTELITGRPTPALDGIYKLSDIVEQGKHLPKMKLSEETVKATLPGKKIVWRTFENGKFKKDVISLEDEVIDNAVPLLEKAVKNGKIVCKRPTLSEIRQKANQNFSNLPDIYKKLEGASLYPVEFSLGLIALRETIVEKIRKEEIRA, from the coding sequence ATGACCGAGGCACTCAGAACCGACCTTTACCAGCTTACCATGATGCAGGCATACTGGAGCTCGGGGCATAATCCTGAGGCAACCTTCGACTATTTTGTCAGGAAAATACCCTTCGGCTCATACCTTGTGACAGCGGGATTAACCTATGTTCTGGATTATATCGAGAGCCTGAAGTTTGAGGATGATGACGTCGAATACCTTCTAAGTCAGGGCTTTGATGAAGGGTTCACGGATTTCCTTCTGGGCTTTAGATTCACAGGCGATATGCTTGCCATGCCAGAAGGAAGCATTGCTTTTCCACTTGAACCGATAATCAGGGTAACGGCTCCGATAATCGAAGCACAGCTTGTAGAGACCTTCATACTCAACAAGATGAACTTCTCAACGTTGATAGCCACCAAAGCCTCGCGCGTCGTGCATGCCGCAAGAGGAAGGGCGATTGCAGAGTTCGGCTTGCGCAGGGCGCAGGGCGACGGGCATCTTGAGGCTACACGCGCAACGTATATAGGCGGATGCGCTTCCACGTCCAATGTACTTGCGGGCATGAAACTTGGAATCCCGGTTTCTGGAACAATGGCGCATTCATTCGTAACAAGCTTTGACCATGAGATTGACTCCTTCCGTGCCTATGCCTACGCTTTCCCGAAAAAATGTTTTCTGCTCATAGACACCTATAACAGCATAGAAGGAGCGAAAAAAGCAGTTATCGTTGGAAAGGAGCTTGAAAAGAAAGGTGAGAAGCTTCTTGGCGTCAGGCTTGACAGCGGGGATCTAAGCGAGCTCTCAAAGCATGTCAGAAATATACTTGACGAAGCGGGTCTTGGTTACGTGAAAATAGTGGCAAGCGGAGACCTCAATGAATGGAAAATAGATGAACTCATGAAAAAAGGCGCAACAATAGATATGTTCGGCGTCGGCACCGAGCTCATCACAGGCAGACCCACTCCAGCCCTTGACGGGATATACAAGCTCTCTGATATTGTGGAGCAGGGAAAACATCTTCCCAAGATGAAGCTTTCAGAGGAGACGGTGAAAGCCACGCTTCCGGGGAAAAAAATTGTCTGGCGAACCTTTGAAAACGGGAAATTCAAAAAGGATGTTATATCGCTGGAAGACGAAGTAATTGACAATGCAGTGCCTTTACTGGAAAAGGCTGTTAAGAATGGGAAAATCGTCTGCAAAAGACCCACACTTTCTGAGATAAGGCAGAAAGCAAATCAAAACTTCTCAAATTTACCTGATATATACAAGAAACTGGAAGGTGCTTCCCTGTATCCTGTTGAATTCAGCCTGGGATTGATAGCTCTTCGAGAAACCATTGTTGAGAAAATAAGAAAGGAAGAAATCAGAGCTTAG
- a CDS encoding FAD-dependent oxidoreductase codes for MAKNTPGLVIIGSGSGGLPVASELKKHGANYEIKVFTRDTDIAYSPCGIPFVLGGDIPSFDDLLMEKKVHYTEMGIEIRDGVEVTRIDTDNNRIFVGSEEVEYDFLVIATGTFHSALAIEDGGLGGVFSAHTKTLRAAKELDAYLRTQGAGNAVILGSGSIDLEMAVACLKRGMKVTVVEKRAQLLQDWLDVEMADVVRAHLEGLGIRVITGKKARRIKGDVNGKAASVEFGEESIEAQVVFQGTTFKPYVRLALEDGIEVSEHGIVIDEACRVKKAGHILPNVFASGACTQAIDIVTGRADFFFRASSSIKKAWVIADRLMGRMSILKPQVNPMVTVLGGLHIGCVGINSQKAAAHGIRVIAGSALGISNSRYYTGGRTIHMRLIFEDGSNRLIGGQVISRERGVKERIDALGMAICCGLTTEELSGLETSYSPPVAHLTDVMTEAARDVKRDNEA; via the coding sequence ATGGCAAAAAATACTCCAGGGCTTGTTATAATCGGCAGCGGCTCAGGTGGTCTTCCCGTGGCGTCGGAGTTAAAGAAACACGGTGCAAACTACGAAATCAAGGTATTTACCCGCGATACCGATATTGCTTATTCCCCCTGCGGCATCCCGTTTGTGCTGGGAGGTGATATTCCGTCTTTTGATGATCTTTTAATGGAAAAGAAGGTGCATTATACAGAGATGGGTATAGAAATCAGGGATGGAGTCGAGGTGACACGGATCGACACCGACAACAACAGGATTTTTGTGGGCAGCGAAGAGGTGGAGTATGACTTTCTCGTCATCGCAACGGGCACCTTCCACTCCGCACTGGCTATTGAAGATGGAGGGCTTGGCGGGGTTTTCTCTGCACATACCAAAACCCTGAGAGCTGCAAAAGAGCTGGATGCATATTTAAGAACACAAGGAGCAGGAAATGCCGTCATACTGGGGTCAGGCTCAATTGATCTTGAAATGGCCGTGGCATGCTTGAAAAGAGGGATGAAGGTTACGGTTGTTGAAAAGAGAGCCCAATTACTCCAGGACTGGCTGGATGTGGAAATGGCAGATGTTGTACGAGCGCACCTTGAAGGGCTGGGTATCAGGGTTATTACAGGGAAAAAAGCCAGGAGAATCAAAGGAGACGTGAATGGCAAGGCAGCCTCGGTCGAATTCGGAGAAGAATCTATAGAAGCCCAGGTTGTCTTCCAAGGCACGACTTTTAAGCCATATGTCAGGCTTGCATTAGAAGATGGAATCGAGGTTTCAGAGCACGGGATTGTCATAGACGAGGCATGCCGGGTTAAAAAGGCAGGTCACATCCTTCCGAACGTGTTTGCCTCCGGAGCATGCACGCAGGCAATTGATATTGTGACTGGCAGAGCTGATTTCTTTTTCCGGGCATCCTCCTCGATTAAGAAAGCATGGGTCATAGCAGACAGGCTGATGGGAAGGATGAGTATTTTGAAACCCCAGGTCAATCCCATGGTTACCGTGCTCGGGGGTCTTCACATAGGATGCGTTGGCATCAACTCCCAAAAAGCTGCTGCGCACGGCATCAGGGTTATAGCCGGCAGTGCTCTTGGCATAAGTAATTCAAGATATTATACTGGAGGAAGGACCATCCACATGAGGCTGATTTTTGAAGATGGTTCGAACAGGTTGATCGGAGGGCAGGTAATATCCCGAGAACGCGGCGTCAAAGAGAGAATAGACGCGCTGGGGATGGCTATCTGCTGCGGTCTGACCACTGAAGAGCTCTCTGGACTTGAAACCTCCTACTCTCCTCCTGTGGCGCATCTTACAGATGTGATGACAGAAGCTGCCCGGGACGTCAAAAGGGACAATGAAGCTTGA
- a CDS encoding ISNCY family transposase has product MEEFIDNTIIYLGQYFLRNNSESGFSADKRCFGWTVGQKRDDRIETALFCTGVWHNLLNLYPT; this is encoded by the coding sequence ATGGAGGAGTTTATAGATAATACGATTATTTACCTTGGACAATATTTTCTCCGAAATAATTCTGAATCTGGATTTTCAGCGGATAAGAGGTGTTTTGGATGGACGGTGGGACAAAAAAGGGATGATAGAATTGAAACTGCTTTATTTTGCACTGGCGTCTGGCACAATTTGCTAAACTTGTACCCGACTTAA